In Legionella beliardensis, the following are encoded in one genomic region:
- a CDS encoding YqgE/AlgH family protein, whose product MTIETSLANHLLIAMPSLADPNFERSVIYVCEHHPQGTVGLIINRPTEYYLSMVFEQLHILPARPEQSQRPLLFGGPIQPERGFVIHRPSGGWRSSLSLQNDVTVTTSNDIIRAIAEGSGPQDALITLGYVGWTDNQLEQEVQENVWLVCPYKPELLYDVPFTQRWEYAGSMIGIKMSQLSSSVGHA is encoded by the coding sequence ATGACAATAGAGACTTCGTTGGCTAACCATTTGTTAATCGCTATGCCTTCTTTAGCTGATCCTAATTTTGAAAGAAGTGTTATTTATGTATGTGAGCACCATCCACAAGGTACAGTTGGCTTAATTATTAATCGTCCAACTGAATATTACCTTAGCATGGTCTTTGAGCAACTACATATCTTGCCCGCACGGCCTGAACAAAGCCAACGTCCTCTATTATTTGGTGGACCAATTCAACCGGAACGAGGCTTTGTCATCCATCGCCCTAGTGGTGGCTGGCGTTCTAGTTTATCCTTACAAAATGATGTTACGGTAACCACATCTAATGATATTATACGTGCTATCGCAGAAGGCTCAGGCCCGCAAGATGCCTTAATTACTTTAGGTTATGTTGGCTGGACGGATAACCAATTAGAGCAAGAAGTGCAAGAAAATGTTTGGTTAGTTTGCCCGTATAAACCTGAGCTATTGTATGATGTTCCTTTCACCCAGCGCTGGGAGTATGCAGGCTCAATGATAGGCATTAAAATGTCTCAATTAAGCTCATCAGTTGGTCATGCTTAA
- the ruvX gene encoding Holliday junction resolvase RuvX: MPTGVYLGFDFGFKRIGMAVGQKITATARPLATIQASQGVPNWEVLRKLIKEWHPEALIVGLPTCIDESELYTTKAAKRFAKQLEKQFNLPVHLVDERLSTIEARAYLFEEGGYRKIQASQVDSIAACIILQQWLQQIENKP; the protein is encoded by the coding sequence ATGCCGACCGGTGTCTATCTAGGTTTTGATTTTGGGTTTAAACGAATTGGCATGGCTGTTGGGCAGAAAATTACGGCAACAGCGCGGCCTTTAGCAACAATTCAGGCGAGCCAGGGCGTTCCAAACTGGGAGGTACTGCGAAAATTAATTAAAGAATGGCATCCTGAGGCCCTAATTGTAGGGCTGCCTACCTGTATAGATGAAAGTGAACTCTACACAACCAAAGCGGCAAAGAGGTTTGCCAAGCAATTAGAAAAGCAGTTTAACTTACCCGTTCATTTAGTAGATGAACGTTTATCTACAATAGAAGCGCGTGCTTACTTGTTTGAAGAAGGAGGATATCGTAAGATTCAGGCTTCTCAAGTTGATAGTATTGCTGCTTGCATCATTTTACAGCAATGGCTGCAGCAAATTGAAAATAAGCCATGA
- a CDS encoding aspartate carbamoyltransferase catalytic subunit has protein sequence MNHFLEISQLTTSHIERLLKRAMLFKQTGNYPNFSSYKLANLFYENSTRTRVSFELAANHLSIYSVNLALAASSEAKGEIIEDTIHTLAAMGIDLFVIRHKQEGIQQHLAEHINSNIHIINAGDGKHAHPSQAMLDLMTIMEYKPNLEQLKIAIVGDLRHSRVANSLQCLFALMSVKELVLVAPSMWQPSQVHYGRVTNSLKDGLAEADVVICLRIQNERLTEDESIDLDVYRANYAITSQALCNAKNDVMVMHPGPINRGVEIESDVADGPHSAILHQVANGVFMRMAIIESLLI, from the coding sequence ATGAATCATTTTTTAGAAATTAGTCAATTAACCACCTCTCACATTGAAAGGTTACTAAAGCGAGCGATGCTCTTTAAGCAAACAGGTAATTATCCTAATTTTTCTAGCTACAAGCTTGCCAATTTATTTTATGAAAACAGTACGCGTACGCGGGTAAGTTTTGAGCTGGCGGCTAATCACTTATCCATCTACTCTGTTAATCTTGCCTTAGCTGCTTCTTCTGAAGCGAAGGGCGAGATTATTGAAGATACGATTCATACGTTGGCTGCTATGGGTATTGACTTATTTGTGATTCGTCATAAACAAGAAGGCATACAGCAGCACCTAGCTGAACATATTAATTCAAATATCCATATCATTAATGCTGGTGACGGTAAGCACGCGCATCCTAGCCAAGCGATGTTAGATTTAATGACCATTATGGAGTATAAGCCGAATTTAGAGCAACTTAAAATTGCTATTGTCGGTGACTTACGTCATTCGCGCGTAGCAAACTCATTGCAATGCCTATTTGCATTAATGAGTGTTAAAGAATTAGTATTAGTTGCACCTTCAATGTGGCAACCGAGCCAAGTACACTATGGCAGGGTGACTAATTCTCTAAAGGATGGTCTTGCTGAGGCAGATGTGGTTATCTGTTTGCGCATTCAAAACGAACGGCTAACTGAAGATGAAAGCATAGACTTAGATGTTTATCGCGCAAATTATGCCATAACTTCACAAGCCCTATGTAATGCAAAAAACGATGTAATGGTCATGCATCCTGGCCCTATAAATCGAGGTGTTGAAATTGAAAGTGATGTCGCTGATGGCCCGCATTCAGCTATTTTGCATCAAGTAGCAAATGGTGTTTTTATGCGAATGGCCATTATAGAGAGTTTATTAATTTAG
- a CDS encoding YifB family Mg chelatase-like AAA ATPase, which translates to MNFACSATRSALGIDARLVSVEVHLSNGLPSFTMVGLAQTAVKESKDRVRSAIINSQFEFPCRKITVNLAPADLPKVGSGFDLPIAIGILAASKQIPNDKLINHEFIGELALSGEIRPVPSVIPMIIAAMREQKTMIIAEANAAEAAITGYDNIYTASCLREVCHYLCQEMPLQPLPTRPLSLREEELDWSDIKGQYHAKKAMIIAAAGGHSILLSGPPGSGKTMLAKRFKSLLPELSEEQALECAAIHSIQGRLPNYQLWCIPPFRAPHHTASPVSLVGGGNPPKPGEISLAHHGVLFLDELPEFSKQVLETLREPLESGNICISRAAIQAEFPARFQLIAAMNPCPCGHWGNSQGTCRCTPDRINRYLAKLSGPLLDRIDMHIQVQALKPEELLKQHSVNEISSSEIRIKVEKTRHLQLKRQGVINTNLLVKDCEKLCYINEKKQNFLNQAMVKLKLSGRAYHRLLKVARTIADLEEQEEVTLDTLKQALSFRQTLQAPSI; encoded by the coding sequence ATGAATTTTGCATGTAGTGCCACGCGTAGTGCGTTAGGCATTGACGCGCGTTTAGTGTCAGTCGAAGTGCATTTGTCCAATGGTTTACCTAGTTTTACCATGGTTGGCCTTGCTCAGACTGCTGTAAAAGAAAGTAAAGATCGCGTGCGTAGTGCCATTATCAATAGTCAATTTGAATTTCCCTGCCGTAAAATCACAGTTAATTTAGCACCAGCTGACTTACCAAAAGTTGGTAGCGGATTTGATTTACCCATTGCCATTGGAATTCTCGCTGCTTCTAAGCAGATTCCTAATGACAAGCTAATTAATCATGAATTTATTGGCGAACTTGCGTTAAGTGGAGAAATAAGACCTGTTCCTAGCGTTATTCCTATGATTATTGCTGCGATGCGTGAACAAAAAACAATGATTATTGCCGAAGCTAATGCAGCAGAAGCTGCCATTACCGGCTATGACAATATTTATACAGCAAGCTGTTTACGAGAAGTATGTCATTATCTTTGCCAAGAGATGCCGCTACAACCATTACCTACGCGCCCACTAAGTTTGCGTGAGGAAGAACTTGATTGGTCAGATATTAAAGGCCAATATCATGCTAAGAAAGCAATGATCATCGCTGCGGCAGGCGGACATAGTATTTTATTAAGTGGCCCTCCTGGTAGCGGTAAAACCATGCTTGCGAAGCGCTTTAAGTCACTGCTACCTGAGCTTTCAGAAGAACAAGCATTAGAATGTGCTGCTATTCATTCAATTCAAGGACGGCTTCCTAATTATCAGCTATGGTGTATTCCACCATTTCGGGCACCGCATCACACCGCCTCACCAGTATCTTTAGTAGGTGGCGGTAACCCACCTAAACCTGGCGAAATATCATTAGCTCATCATGGCGTGTTATTTCTTGATGAATTACCAGAATTTAGTAAACAAGTCTTAGAAACCCTGCGCGAACCGTTAGAATCTGGCAATATTTGTATTTCTAGAGCCGCAATTCAAGCTGAATTTCCAGCTCGATTTCAATTAATTGCAGCCATGAATCCCTGCCCTTGTGGCCACTGGGGGAATTCACAAGGTACCTGCCGTTGTACGCCAGATAGAATTAATCGCTATCTTGCTAAGTTATCCGGGCCATTGCTCGATAGAATCGATATGCATATACAAGTACAAGCCCTCAAGCCTGAAGAGCTTCTTAAACAGCATAGCGTTAATGAAATTAGCAGTAGTGAGATAAGAATAAAGGTAGAAAAAACTCGCCATTTACAATTAAAACGGCAAGGTGTGATTAACACTAATCTTTTAGTTAAGGATTGTGAGAAACTCTGTTATATCAATGAAAAAAAACAAAATTTCTTAAATCAAGCCATGGTAAAATTAAAACTATCGGGCCGTGCTTACCATCGATTATTAAAAGTCGCAAGAACAATAGCCGATTTAGAGGAACAAGAAGAAGTAACGCTAGACACTTTAAAGCAGGCCTTATCATTTAGGCAGACCTTGCAGGCACCATCTATTTAA
- a CDS encoding accessory factor UbiK family protein: MLDSKLFDELTKKLFAVLPNSLQTIEQETRQKFKDVLQTTFARLDLVTREEFDIQLKVLARTREKLEQLQTQVDELIKKNNKNDVT, from the coding sequence ATGCTGGATTCTAAACTATTCGATGAATTAACGAAAAAACTTTTTGCGGTACTGCCAAATAGCTTGCAAACAATTGAGCAAGAAACACGGCAAAAATTTAAAGACGTGTTACAAACAACCTTTGCGCGCCTGGACTTAGTGACACGTGAAGAATTTGACATTCAGCTTAAGGTGTTAGCACGCACACGTGAGAAACTCGAGCAATTACAAACACAAGTCGATGAATTAATTAAAAAGAATAATAAAAATGACGTAACTTAA
- a CDS encoding P-II family nitrogen regulator, which translates to MKMLTAIIKPFKLDDVHEALIEIGVPGITISETRGFGRQRGHTELYRGAEYVVDFLPKIKIELALPDNMVESAIDAICKAAYTGKIGDGKIFVYDLQQVVRVRTGEVGEDALG; encoded by the coding sequence ATGAAAATGCTTACGGCAATTATTAAGCCATTTAAATTGGATGATGTTCATGAGGCATTGATAGAGATAGGGGTGCCAGGGATTACTATTTCCGAGACACGTGGGTTTGGCAGACAACGAGGGCATACTGAGCTCTATCGCGGTGCAGAGTATGTGGTTGATTTTTTACCTAAAATAAAAATTGAACTTGCTCTGCCAGATAATATGGTTGAGTCTGCTATTGATGCAATTTGCAAAGCAGCTTACACCGGTAAAATAGGGGATGGGAAAATCTTTGTTTATGATCTTCAGCAAGTTGTGCGTGTGCGTACAGGTGAGGTAGGGGAAGATGCACTTGGGTAA
- a CDS encoding EVE domain-containing protein — translation MNNYWLMKSEPTCFSIDDLYHAPEKTTHWDGVRNYQARNFMRDKMTIGDLVFFYHSNCDIPGIVGIAEVSSQAYPDHTAFDPFSDHPDPKSTLENPRWFMVDITFKEKFNQTISLSQLKQYPELTNMPLLRKGNRLSVMPVSQAEWLFINSQLR, via the coding sequence ATGAATAATTATTGGTTAATGAAATCTGAACCTACTTGTTTCAGTATTGATGACCTTTATCATGCACCAGAAAAAACAACACATTGGGATGGTGTTCGTAATTACCAAGCCCGTAATTTCATGCGTGATAAAATGACCATAGGCGACTTAGTCTTTTTTTATCATTCTAATTGTGACATACCAGGTATCGTTGGAATTGCTGAAGTAAGCAGTCAAGCTTATCCTGACCATACCGCTTTTGACCCTTTTAGTGACCACCCTGATCCTAAAAGCACACTAGAGAACCCACGCTGGTTTATGGTAGACATCACCTTTAAAGAAAAATTTAATCAAACCATTTCCTTAAGCCAATTAAAACAATACCCAGAGCTTACTAATATGCCGCTGCTGCGCAAAGGCAATCGCTTATCTGTCATGCCAGTTAGCCAAGCAGAATGGTTATTTATTAATTCGCAACTACGTTAA
- a CDS encoding 5-formyltetrahydrofolate cyclo-ligase, translating to MADRFKQILRNTNCAIRGKLPRHYQIAASEKVYAHIRHLKQYRYAKRIALYQAHRGEITLHHLWKTAPLQGKFCYFPVVNQEQKLLFLPATPATPFKKNRYGILEPDVDLTHAIAPKDLDLIFLPLVAFDEHGTRLGMGAGYYDRTLANGEDNPLLIGVAYDFQRQPFIAPQEWDVPLAAVITPNHIYWSKNE from the coding sequence ATGGCAGATCGATTTAAACAAATTCTCCGCAATACAAATTGCGCAATAAGGGGAAAACTACCACGTCATTATCAAATAGCAGCTTCCGAAAAGGTATATGCCCACATTCGTCATCTTAAACAGTATCGTTATGCTAAGCGAATTGCTTTATACCAGGCTCATAGGGGAGAAATTACGCTTCATCACTTATGGAAAACCGCCCCCTTGCAGGGAAAATTTTGCTATTTTCCAGTTGTTAATCAAGAACAAAAGCTTTTATTTTTGCCAGCCACTCCAGCTACGCCTTTCAAAAAAAATCGTTATGGTATTCTTGAGCCGGATGTTGATTTAACTCATGCGATTGCACCTAAAGATTTAGATTTAATATTTTTACCTTTAGTGGCTTTTGATGAACATGGCACACGTTTAGGTATGGGCGCAGGCTATTACGATCGTACGTTGGCTAATGGAGAAGATAACCCCTTACTTATTGGTGTTGCCTATGATTTCCAGCGCCAGCCTTTTATAGCACCCCAAGAATGGGATGTCCCCTTAGCAGCAGTTATTACACCAAATCATATTTACTGGAGTAAAAATGAATAA
- a CDS encoding PA3496 family putative envelope integrity protein yields MSDLFDEDDDLMEEVFSADDTVPIDSEDMPSKNTVLDARRRLEQVLEEKRLRDELDDFVDY; encoded by the coding sequence ATGAGTGATTTATTTGATGAAGATGATGATCTAATGGAAGAAGTATTTAGTGCAGATGACACGGTCCCTATTGATTCGGAAGACATGCCATCTAAAAATACTGTTTTGGATGCTAGACGTCGTCTTGAACAAGTTTTAGAAGAGAAGCGTCTTCGTGATGAGCTTGATGATTTTGTAGATTATTAA
- a CDS encoding aminotransferase class IV produces the protein MSLNIVFQRQDNGISFTSHDRLLLGEGLFETVKVLHGEPCYAKLHWQRLSYAAKFLRIPFYLSLNDWLANLSLYIKAVNLKNGGIKAVLSGGSAPRGLNAIGQTPYLFLEAFNYIPNDAPIILTKAPWLRDSNNPIYRVKSINYLEAIMAYRYAQEKGAEDALFFSLDNFALETTIANIFLIINEQLITPPLSCNILPGITRGRILKICKKLKKTCFERQVTITMLAQAEALFICNTLQAIRPVKAFDEFSYCEKHPLVEKLRQLLT, from the coding sequence ATGTCTTTAAACATTGTCTTTCAAAGACAAGATAATGGCATAAGCTTTACAAGTCATGACCGTCTCTTATTAGGTGAAGGACTTTTTGAAACAGTAAAGGTTTTACATGGTGAGCCTTGCTATGCGAAGCTTCATTGGCAAAGGCTTAGTTATGCTGCTAAATTTTTAAGGATTCCATTTTACCTTTCTTTAAACGATTGGCTGGCTAATCTTTCCCTTTATATTAAAGCAGTAAATCTTAAAAATGGTGGTATTAAAGCTGTTTTAAGTGGTGGCAGTGCGCCAAGAGGTTTAAATGCTATAGGCCAAACCCCATACCTTTTTTTAGAAGCGTTCAACTATATACCTAATGATGCGCCAATAATTCTTACTAAGGCACCTTGGCTTCGTGACAGTAATAATCCCATTTATAGAGTTAAATCAATTAATTACCTTGAAGCAATTATGGCTTATCGCTATGCCCAAGAAAAAGGCGCAGAGGATGCGTTATTTTTCAGCCTAGATAATTTTGCCCTAGAAACGACTATCGCCAATATTTTTCTAATTATTAATGAGCAACTTATTACCCCACCTTTATCCTGTAACATTTTACCAGGCATCACGCGAGGTCGCATTTTAAAAATTTGCAAAAAATTAAAGAAAACCTGCTTTGAGCGTCAGGTTACTATAACTATGTTAGCGCAAGCAGAGGCTTTGTTTATTTGTAATACACTGCAAGCTATTCGTCCGGTTAAAGCTTTCGATGAATTTAGTTATTGTGAAAAGCATCCCTTGGTAGAGAAATTAAGGCAATTATTAACCTAA
- the icmT gene encoding IcmT/TraK family protein, which yields MAGFAETSHWRDSARSARFFIVDARAAFPIFLFLMHIRFWTAALVVISAVFFGIIEHYGFTVPVFLRWIRSFFAGPVKSSQPWWR from the coding sequence ATGGCTGGTTTTGCTGAGACATCACATTGGCGTGACTCTGCAAGAAGTGCTCGTTTTTTTATTGTAGATGCACGAGCAGCATTTCCTATTTTTTTATTTTTAATGCATATTCGATTCTGGACTGCTGCATTAGTTGTTATATCTGCTGTTTTTTTTGGGATCATTGAGCATTATGGTTTTACTGTGCCGGTGTTTTTAAGATGGATTAGAAGTTTTTTTGCAGGCCCTGTTAAATCATCTCAACCTTGGTGGCGATAA
- a CDS encoding type IV secretion IcmS family protein — protein sequence MSTDIRKSMALIAASMNAKFYLNDRFVSFDEVFSETGLLPAIARRADQLCSLCLGYGLGATFDEAENALLGIRVVFDEVTPNSLRLLCMTDVLNELIQGGPSRDHTPLDELMYD from the coding sequence ATGAGCACAGATATTCGTAAAAGCATGGCGCTAATTGCTGCTTCGATGAATGCTAAATTTTATTTAAACGATCGCTTTGTTAGTTTTGATGAAGTATTTTCAGAAACGGGTCTATTACCGGCTATTGCTCGACGTGCTGATCAATTATGCTCCCTTTGTTTAGGCTATGGGCTAGGGGCCACCTTTGACGAAGCGGAAAATGCACTGTTAGGAATTCGAGTTGTCTTTGATGAAGTAACCCCTAATTCATTACGTTTATTATGTATGACTGATGTTCTTAATGAACTTATTCAAGGCGGGCCAAGTCGCGATCACACGCCCCTTGATGAATTAATGTATGACTAG
- the icmQ gene encoding Dot/Icm secretion system protein IcmQ, whose translation MNNNDLTEQQIKAILKLLENAINQGPWEGSNFLKVIGKSLQDFHSKLATHLDSAEQLKNKPSHVGGKSPNQNQQEVFISLYTTEGNNIQAWERILINLPRHMISRPIYENEEDVKNLVKSKENKLNEAYVSIFVDKSHILSVPPDRAPRDKFGKVLLTLRDKSLDLNHVNYFVHLSGTYHYVRGRLIMAA comes from the coding sequence ATGAATAATAACGATCTAACTGAGCAACAAATAAAAGCAATCCTAAAGCTATTAGAAAATGCGATTAACCAAGGCCCTTGGGAAGGATCTAATTTTCTAAAAGTGATTGGAAAGAGCTTGCAAGACTTTCATAGCAAGCTTGCTACTCATTTAGATTCTGCAGAGCAGTTAAAGAATAAGCCTAGTCATGTAGGTGGTAAATCGCCTAATCAAAACCAACAAGAAGTATTTATTTCTTTGTATACGACGGAAGGTAATAATATCCAAGCTTGGGAACGCATTTTAATTAATTTACCTCGTCACATGATTTCTCGGCCTATTTACGAAAACGAAGAAGATGTTAAAAATTTAGTTAAATCAAAGGAAAATAAATTAAACGAGGCTTATGTTTCTATTTTTGTAGATAAAAGCCATATTTTATCCGTCCCTCCGGATAGGGCGCCTAGGGATAAATTTGGTAAAGTGCTTTTGACCTTAAGGGATAAGTCGCTAGATCTTAATCATGTCAACTATTTCGTCCATCTTTCTGGTACTTATCATTATGTAAGAGGGCGTTTAATAATGGCTGCTTAG
- the icmP gene encoding type IVB secretion system coupling complex protein DotM/IcmP: MAQQPQQGGGGNTDNSMAPVWITILVFLVLFVIWHTAHQYIVSFIFNLNVIQAKLINLFIEDSKLANDVYLMQTLNPASVQWQQLVQLTESVGDYIRYPIVVILVCLAILLYKSNITLKFRRAHDMKSLRAQEQFNWPAIMPVVKEDIVSEDVSKGPWAMALSPMEFARKYNLLKKDDAILDNPVPGMEFTAGVRRGDAKRVFTLQLGPYWEGFERCPPQAYALAAVFMARINRDRAAASMILERLDKTCAEGKPDFSVARPILKKYENTELIQEITNGHAYMLTVMASLLASARKDGVVPSAEFLWLKPLDRRLWYMLNSVGRQTPFAEVAGPFAHWVAEKALGRRSLVPMIDEAIKALEIAVKEVKLSPRELQELKP; the protein is encoded by the coding sequence ATGGCCCAACAACCACAGCAAGGGGGTGGCGGAAACACCGATAATTCCATGGCGCCAGTGTGGATTACAATACTGGTATTTTTGGTTTTATTTGTCATCTGGCACACTGCCCATCAATATATTGTATCTTTTATTTTTAATTTAAATGTTATACAGGCTAAATTAATCAATTTATTTATTGAAGATTCTAAGCTTGCTAATGATGTTTACTTAATGCAGACCTTAAATCCTGCGTCTGTTCAGTGGCAGCAACTTGTGCAGCTTACAGAAAGTGTGGGTGATTATATTCGTTATCCGATTGTTGTTATTTTAGTTTGCCTAGCTATTTTATTATACAAATCAAACATTACGTTAAAATTTCGTAGAGCCCATGACATGAAGTCATTGCGCGCACAAGAGCAATTTAACTGGCCAGCTATCATGCCAGTAGTTAAAGAAGATATTGTGAGTGAGGATGTTAGTAAAGGTCCATGGGCAATGGCGCTATCCCCTATGGAGTTTGCACGTAAATATAATTTACTCAAAAAAGATGATGCTATACTAGATAATCCAGTTCCAGGCATGGAATTTACGGCTGGTGTTCGCCGTGGTGATGCAAAGCGAGTTTTTACGCTACAACTAGGCCCTTATTGGGAAGGTTTTGAGCGTTGTCCACCACAAGCTTATGCGCTAGCCGCTGTATTTATGGCGCGTATTAATCGGGATCGTGCCGCTGCAAGTATGATTTTAGAAAGGTTAGATAAAACCTGCGCCGAAGGTAAACCAGATTTTTCAGTAGCAAGGCCTATTTTAAAAAAATATGAAAATACTGAGCTTATTCAAGAAATAACAAACGGCCACGCTTATATGTTGACTGTAATGGCTTCTTTATTAGCAAGTGCACGTAAAGACGGTGTTGTCCCTAGCGCAGAATTTTTATGGTTAAAGCCCCTAGACAGGCGATTATGGTATATGCTTAATAGTGTTGGTAGACAAACGCCATTTGCTGAGGTAGCAGGCCCATTTGCGCATTGGGTTGCAGAGAAAGCACTAGGTAGGCGTTCGTTAGTACCTATGATTGATGAAGCGATTAAAGCGCTAGAGATAGCCGTGAAGGAAGTTAAGTTGTCTCCGCGTGAATTGCAGGAGTTAAAGCCATGA